The proteins below come from a single Ictalurus punctatus breed USDA103 chromosome 24, Coco_2.0, whole genome shotgun sequence genomic window:
- the LOC108257191 gene encoding gap junction beta-4 protein-like, with product MNWAFLQGLVSGVNKYSTAFGRLWLSLVFIFRLLVLLVAAEKVWGDEQKEFDCNTREPGCHNVCYDHFFPISHSRLWALQLIFVTCPSLLVVLHVAYRDDRERKHQLKYGEGCSHLYRDTSKKRGGLWWTYLFSLIFKMAVDAMFVFLVFYIYEATFFPLLVRCQEAPCPQVTDCYISRSTEKRIFTIFLVVVSLVCILLTLCEILYLIFKRCHECAVSHKLNKRERRIATISSQASKHNQDNMVEESLFDKANSHPPSKDISTPAYVLALS from the coding sequence ATGAACTGGGCATTTCTTCAGGGCCTCGTCAGTGGCGTCAATAAGTACTCGACAGCTTTTGGTCGCTTATGGCTGTCCCTGGTGTTCATCTTCCGTCTGCTGGTGCTGCTGGTCGCTGCCGAGAAGGTGTGGGGTGACGAGCAGAAGGAGTTTGACTGCAACACCAGAGAGCCAGGCTGCCACAATGTCTGTTATGACCATTTCTTTCCCATATCTCACTCTCGTCTATGGGCACTCCAGCTCATCTTTGTCACGTGCCCTTCTCTCCTGGTGGTCCTGCATGTGGCGTACAGGGACGACCGTGAGCGTAAGCACCAGCTGAAGTATGGTGAGGGCTGTTCTCATCTCTACAGAGACACCAGCAAGAAGCGAGGGGGGCTGTGGTGGACATATCTCTTCAGCCTCATCTTCAAGATGGCAGTGGACGCCATGTTCGTCTTTCTTGTGTTCTACATTTACGAAGCCACCTTCTTTCCTTTGCTGGTGAGATGTCAAGAGGCTCCCTGTCCTCAAGTGACTGACTGCTACATCAGTCGTTCTACAGAGAAGCGCATATTCACCATCTTCCTAGTGGTGGTCAGCTTGGTCTGTATCTTGCTGACcctttgtgagatactgtacctCATTTTTAAGCGCTGCCATGAATGTGCTGTCTCGCACAAACTCAACAAACGCGAGAGACGTATTGCAACAATCTCTTCTCAGGCTAGCAAACATAATCAGGATAACATGGTGGAGGAGTCATTGTTCGACAAAGCTAACAGTCATCCTCCATCCAAGGACATTAGCACTCCTGCGTACGTCTTAGCCTTGTCATAA
- the LOC108256798 gene encoding gap junction beta-3 protein, whose product MDWKTLESLLSGVNKYSTGFGRIWLSVVFVFRVMVFVVAAERVWVDDQKDFDCDTKRPGCPNACYNYFFPIIHTRLWALQLIFVTCPSFLVVMHVWYREDRERKYRLTHGDEAKLYDNPGQKHGGLWWTYLISLFVKTGVEVGFLYLLHIIYNNFDMPRSVVCDVEPCRQVTCYIARPTEKRVFTYFMVGASALCIILNVAEIFYLIAMHILHLTHKESHVTRRTRCAESECDECNMPMNTIDYKLACPEKVEKQS is encoded by the coding sequence ATGGATTGGAAGACTCTTGAATCCCTCCTCAGTGGGGTGAATAAATACTCCACAGGTTTTGGACGCATCTGGCTGTCTGTGGTGTTCGTGTTCCGTGTCATGGTGTTTGTGGTGGCTGCTGAGCGTGTGTGGGTCGATGACCAAAAAGATTTTGACTGCGACACCAAAAGACCTGGCTGCCCCAATGCCTGCTACAACTACTTCTTCCCCATTATACACACACGGCTCTGGGCCTTACAGCTCATCTTTGTCACCTGCCCTTCCTTCTTGGTTGTAATGCATGTGTGGTACCGTGAAGATCGTGAGCGCAAATACCGCCTCACGCATGGTGACGAGGCCAAGCTCTATGACAATCCTGGGCAGAAACATGGCGGTCTGTGGTGGACATATCTCATTAGCCTGTTTGTCAAGACGGGTGTAGAGGTGGGATTCCTCTACCTGTTGCATATAATCTACAACAACTTTGACATGCCTCGCAGCGTGGTGTGTGATGTCGAACCCTGCAGACAGGTGACATGCTACATAGCACGACCCACTGAGAAAAGGGTCTTCACGTACTTCATGGTAGGGGCCTCAGCTCTCTGCATAATACTGAACGTGGCAGAGATCTTCTACTTGATTGCCATGCACATTCTGCATCTCACCCACAAAGAGAGCCACGTCACCAGACGCACGAGGTGTGCAGAGTCAGAATGTGATGAATGTAATATGCCAATGAATACAATAGACTACAAGTTAGCATGTCCTGAGAAGGTAGAAAAGCAATCTTAA
- the tmem54b gene encoding transmembrane protein 54b isoform X2, translating to MPLSMVVVWCGASHVKLCVHFRRRLGGVSFTRPHEPMSLMKMGLCMVLVGHVNFLLAALVHGTVLRHITLDTQTLEYAISNILALTAGLVGILVGILTIVFSKNEKNRVLTWWVCMLSAVGGVLAAATVVGLLIALVWTFIYGTKGLLLHCNLPDDMSYFSITFECPFDPTRIYGTTLILWVPLIVMSVVEFVVSGRCCAVSVSFIRRRTRIHCETRPVETLRAAVPPVIPCHVPPPPRCCHRDCELVRPPEQHELLRASRPYSSSRSAQNRAPSSPFNRASLNRASFWI from the exons ATGCCACTCAGCATGGTTGTGGTCTGGTGTGGAGCCTCACATGTGAAGCTTTGTGTACATTTCCGTCGTCGTTTGGGAG GAGTGTCCTTTACCCGTCCTCATGAGCCCATGTCTTTAATGAAGATGGGTCTCTGTATGGTGTTGGTGGGCCATGTGAATTTCCTGTTGGCGGCCCTGGTCCATGGCACAGTGTTGAGGCACATCACCCTCGACACTCAGACACTGGAGTACGCCATCTCCAACATTTTGGCTCTAACGGCTGGACTTGTG GGAATCTTGGTTGGAATACTCACTATAGTCTTTTCCAAAAATGAGAAGAACAGAGTCCTG ACATGGTGGGTGTGCATGCTGAGTGCGGTAGGGGGCGTGCTGGCTGCTGCTACAGTCGTCGGGCTGCTCATTGCTTTGGTTTGGACGTTCATTTATGGCACGAAAGGGCTTCTGCTCCACTGCAACTTACCTGATGACATGAGCTACTTCAGCATCACTTTCGAGTGTCCCTTTGACCCCACACGCATTTAT GGTACCACGCTGATCCTGTGGGTGCCGCTGATCGTAATGAGTGTGGTGGAGTTTGTGGTCTCAGGGCGCTGCTGTGCCGTGTCCGTCTCTTTCATCCGTCGCAGAACAAGAATACACTGCGAGACCAGACCA GTGGAGACCCTCAGAGCAGCTGTGCCCCCAGTGATCCCCTGCCATGTCCCACCACCACCCCGCTGTTGCCATAGAGACTGTGAGCTGGTGCGCCCCCCAGAACAGCATGAGCTGCTCCGAGCATCACGGCCCTACAGCTCCAGCCGCTCGGCCCAGAACAGAGCACCCTCGTCTCCATTCAACAGAGCCTCACTCAACCGGGCCAGCTTCTGGATCTAG
- the tmem54b gene encoding transmembrane protein 54b isoform X1, with protein MPLSMVVVWCGASHVKLCVHFRRRLGGVSFTRPHEPMSLMKMGLCMVLVGHVNFLLAALVHGTVLRHITLDTQTLEYAISNILALTAGLVGILVGILTIVFSKNEKNRVLTWWVCMLSAVGGVLAAATVVGLLIALVWTFIYGTKGLLLHCNLPDDMSYFSITFECPFDPTRIYGTTLILWVPLIVMSVVEFVVSGRCCAVSVSFIRRRTRIHCETRPVCNTMVETLRAAVPPVIPCHVPPPPRCCHRDCELVRPPEQHELLRASRPYSSSRSAQNRAPSSPFNRASLNRASFWI; from the exons ATGCCACTCAGCATGGTTGTGGTCTGGTGTGGAGCCTCACATGTGAAGCTTTGTGTACATTTCCGTCGTCGTTTGGGAG GAGTGTCCTTTACCCGTCCTCATGAGCCCATGTCTTTAATGAAGATGGGTCTCTGTATGGTGTTGGTGGGCCATGTGAATTTCCTGTTGGCGGCCCTGGTCCATGGCACAGTGTTGAGGCACATCACCCTCGACACTCAGACACTGGAGTACGCCATCTCCAACATTTTGGCTCTAACGGCTGGACTTGTG GGAATCTTGGTTGGAATACTCACTATAGTCTTTTCCAAAAATGAGAAGAACAGAGTCCTG ACATGGTGGGTGTGCATGCTGAGTGCGGTAGGGGGCGTGCTGGCTGCTGCTACAGTCGTCGGGCTGCTCATTGCTTTGGTTTGGACGTTCATTTATGGCACGAAAGGGCTTCTGCTCCACTGCAACTTACCTGATGACATGAGCTACTTCAGCATCACTTTCGAGTGTCCCTTTGACCCCACACGCATTTAT GGTACCACGCTGATCCTGTGGGTGCCGCTGATCGTAATGAGTGTGGTGGAGTTTGTGGTCTCAGGGCGCTGCTGTGCCGTGTCCGTCTCTTTCATCCGTCGCAGAACAAGAATACACTGCGAGACCAGACCAGTGTGTAACACTATG GTGGAGACCCTCAGAGCAGCTGTGCCCCCAGTGATCCCCTGCCATGTCCCACCACCACCCCGCTGTTGCCATAGAGACTGTGAGCTGGTGCGCCCCCCAGAACAGCATGAGCTGCTCCGAGCATCACGGCCCTACAGCTCCAGCCGCTCGGCCCAGAACAGAGCACCCTCGTCTCCATTCAACAGAGCCTCACTCAACCGGGCCAGCTTCTGGATCTAG
- the tmem54b gene encoding transmembrane protein 54b isoform X5, whose translation MPLSMVVVWCGASHVKLCVHFRRRLGGVSFTRPHEPMSLMKMGLCMVLVGHVNFLLAALVHGTVLRHITLDTQTLEYAISNILALTAGLVGILVGILTIVFSKNEKNRVLGTTLILWVPLIVMSVVEFVVSGRCCAVSVSFIRRRTRIHCETRPVCNTMVETLRAAVPPVIPCHVPPPPRCCHRDCELVRPPEQHELLRASRPYSSSRSAQNRAPSSPFNRASLNRASFWI comes from the exons ATGCCACTCAGCATGGTTGTGGTCTGGTGTGGAGCCTCACATGTGAAGCTTTGTGTACATTTCCGTCGTCGTTTGGGAG GAGTGTCCTTTACCCGTCCTCATGAGCCCATGTCTTTAATGAAGATGGGTCTCTGTATGGTGTTGGTGGGCCATGTGAATTTCCTGTTGGCGGCCCTGGTCCATGGCACAGTGTTGAGGCACATCACCCTCGACACTCAGACACTGGAGTACGCCATCTCCAACATTTTGGCTCTAACGGCTGGACTTGTG GGAATCTTGGTTGGAATACTCACTATAGTCTTTTCCAAAAATGAGAAGAACAGAGTCCTG GGTACCACGCTGATCCTGTGGGTGCCGCTGATCGTAATGAGTGTGGTGGAGTTTGTGGTCTCAGGGCGCTGCTGTGCCGTGTCCGTCTCTTTCATCCGTCGCAGAACAAGAATACACTGCGAGACCAGACCAGTGTGTAACACTATG GTGGAGACCCTCAGAGCAGCTGTGCCCCCAGTGATCCCCTGCCATGTCCCACCACCACCCCGCTGTTGCCATAGAGACTGTGAGCTGGTGCGCCCCCCAGAACAGCATGAGCTGCTCCGAGCATCACGGCCCTACAGCTCCAGCCGCTCGGCCCAGAACAGAGCACCCTCGTCTCCATTCAACAGAGCCTCACTCAACCGGGCCAGCTTCTGGATCTAG
- the tmem54b gene encoding transmembrane protein 54b isoform X3 — MDHSGVSFTRPHEPMSLMKMGLCMVLVGHVNFLLAALVHGTVLRHITLDTQTLEYAISNILALTAGLVGILVGILTIVFSKNEKNRVLTWWVCMLSAVGGVLAAATVVGLLIALVWTFIYGTKGLLLHCNLPDDMSYFSITFECPFDPTRIYGTTLILWVPLIVMSVVEFVVSGRCCAVSVSFIRRRTRIHCETRPVCNTMVETLRAAVPPVIPCHVPPPPRCCHRDCELVRPPEQHELLRASRPYSSSRSAQNRAPSSPFNRASLNRASFWI, encoded by the exons ATGGATCATTCAG GAGTGTCCTTTACCCGTCCTCATGAGCCCATGTCTTTAATGAAGATGGGTCTCTGTATGGTGTTGGTGGGCCATGTGAATTTCCTGTTGGCGGCCCTGGTCCATGGCACAGTGTTGAGGCACATCACCCTCGACACTCAGACACTGGAGTACGCCATCTCCAACATTTTGGCTCTAACGGCTGGACTTGTG GGAATCTTGGTTGGAATACTCACTATAGTCTTTTCCAAAAATGAGAAGAACAGAGTCCTG ACATGGTGGGTGTGCATGCTGAGTGCGGTAGGGGGCGTGCTGGCTGCTGCTACAGTCGTCGGGCTGCTCATTGCTTTGGTTTGGACGTTCATTTATGGCACGAAAGGGCTTCTGCTCCACTGCAACTTACCTGATGACATGAGCTACTTCAGCATCACTTTCGAGTGTCCCTTTGACCCCACACGCATTTAT GGTACCACGCTGATCCTGTGGGTGCCGCTGATCGTAATGAGTGTGGTGGAGTTTGTGGTCTCAGGGCGCTGCTGTGCCGTGTCCGTCTCTTTCATCCGTCGCAGAACAAGAATACACTGCGAGACCAGACCAGTGTGTAACACTATG GTGGAGACCCTCAGAGCAGCTGTGCCCCCAGTGATCCCCTGCCATGTCCCACCACCACCCCGCTGTTGCCATAGAGACTGTGAGCTGGTGCGCCCCCCAGAACAGCATGAGCTGCTCCGAGCATCACGGCCCTACAGCTCCAGCCGCTCGGCCCAGAACAGAGCACCCTCGTCTCCATTCAACAGAGCCTCACTCAACCGGGCCAGCTTCTGGATCTAG
- the tmem54b gene encoding transmembrane protein 54b isoform X4, translated as MTGVSFTRPHEPMSLMKMGLCMVLVGHVNFLLAALVHGTVLRHITLDTQTLEYAISNILALTAGLVGILVGILTIVFSKNEKNRVLTWWVCMLSAVGGVLAAATVVGLLIALVWTFIYGTKGLLLHCNLPDDMSYFSITFECPFDPTRIYGTTLILWVPLIVMSVVEFVVSGRCCAVSVSFIRRRTRIHCETRPVCNTMVETLRAAVPPVIPCHVPPPPRCCHRDCELVRPPEQHELLRASRPYSSSRSAQNRAPSSPFNRASLNRASFWI; from the exons ATGACGG GAGTGTCCTTTACCCGTCCTCATGAGCCCATGTCTTTAATGAAGATGGGTCTCTGTATGGTGTTGGTGGGCCATGTGAATTTCCTGTTGGCGGCCCTGGTCCATGGCACAGTGTTGAGGCACATCACCCTCGACACTCAGACACTGGAGTACGCCATCTCCAACATTTTGGCTCTAACGGCTGGACTTGTG GGAATCTTGGTTGGAATACTCACTATAGTCTTTTCCAAAAATGAGAAGAACAGAGTCCTG ACATGGTGGGTGTGCATGCTGAGTGCGGTAGGGGGCGTGCTGGCTGCTGCTACAGTCGTCGGGCTGCTCATTGCTTTGGTTTGGACGTTCATTTATGGCACGAAAGGGCTTCTGCTCCACTGCAACTTACCTGATGACATGAGCTACTTCAGCATCACTTTCGAGTGTCCCTTTGACCCCACACGCATTTAT GGTACCACGCTGATCCTGTGGGTGCCGCTGATCGTAATGAGTGTGGTGGAGTTTGTGGTCTCAGGGCGCTGCTGTGCCGTGTCCGTCTCTTTCATCCGTCGCAGAACAAGAATACACTGCGAGACCAGACCAGTGTGTAACACTATG GTGGAGACCCTCAGAGCAGCTGTGCCCCCAGTGATCCCCTGCCATGTCCCACCACCACCCCGCTGTTGCCATAGAGACTGTGAGCTGGTGCGCCCCCCAGAACAGCATGAGCTGCTCCGAGCATCACGGCCCTACAGCTCCAGCCGCTCGGCCCAGAACAGAGCACCCTCGTCTCCATTCAACAGAGCCTCACTCAACCGGGCCAGCTTCTGGATCTAG